A DNA window from Coffea arabica cultivar ET-39 chromosome 6c, Coffea Arabica ET-39 HiFi, whole genome shotgun sequence contains the following coding sequences:
- the LOC113692132 gene encoding uncharacterized protein codes for MATKFQYAINPLATASNNSFAVNQNSDWGYSRETGARGQSEESALHHFKHSMDHEMFDLQKIESIKKTMLLHEDIFQRQVIELHRLYNLQMKLMYELKKEMTYKQGPLAGKDPSSSQFLICQKQMQDIRSNLPVHGLTYGSAERSASSCGESLRMPKLFNLERVAEEGPSTSIQPTEQDQQRPNRYGLSTSNKASMDGSDEEIDVELTLSIGCSKSKKRSNSRNNPCSPELGGSDSNCSGKELCSAAIVKTEKREDSDDPSPALSSSSATPNQNTNATRSHWLFQDLSLNRT; via the exons ATGGCAACCAAATTCCAATATGCAATAAACCCATTAGCTACTGCTTCAAACAACTCATTTGCTGTAAATCAAAACAGCGACTGGGGATACTCCCGAGAAACTGGTGCAAGGGGGCAATCAGAGGAAAGTGCTCTGCATCATTTTAAGCACTCTATGGATCATGAGATGTTCGATTTACAGAAGATAGAGTCCATCAAGAAGACAATGCTATTGCATGAAGATATCTTTCAAAGACAG GTAATAGAGCTTCACCGGCTGTATAATCTCCAAATGAAGTTGATGTATGAGCTAAAGAAAGAGATGACGTATAAACAAGGTCCGTTAGCAGGAAAGGATCCTAGCAGTTCTCAATTTTTAATTTGCCAAAAACAAATGCAAGATATCAGGTCCAATCTCCCTGTACATGGATTGACATATGGTTCAGCAGAAAGGAGTGCTAGCAGTTGCGGGGAGAGCCTGAGAATGCCAAAACTATTCAACCTCGAAAGGGTTGCTGAGGAAGGTCCCTCAACTAGCATTCAGCCCACTGAACAGGATCAACAAAGGCCTAATAGGTACGGGCTTTCAACGAGTAATAAGGCAAGCATGGATGGATCAGATGAAGAAATAGATGTGGAGCTGACTCTCAGCATTGGGTGTAGCAAGAGTAAAAAGAGATCGAACAGCCGGAATAATCCATGCAGCCCAGAATTAGGGGGGTCAGATTCGAATTGTAGTGGCAAAGAGCTCTGTTCTGCTGCAATTGTAAAAACAGAGAAAAGGGAAGATTCTGATGACCCCAGCCCTGCTTTAAGCAGTTCCAGTGCCACACCGAACCAAAATACTAATGCAACAAGATCCCATTGGCTTTTCCAAGATCTGAGTTTGAACAGAACATAA
- the LOC113691965 gene encoding protein WHAT'S THIS FACTOR 1 homolog, chloroplastic-like, whose protein sequence is MPHRGVRSKALLRQFLLNLRLPFVNEVTFNSNDNAFRYLQWRLMTTSKRVQERSKRKRVHDLEVALEKHKVLSKILFFFEILKQEPEQIVPIKSLDRYRRQINLPKPHKLSAFLRKSPKLFELYKDQRGVLWCGMTKMAEELVEEEGRIIEENSDKAAEYVTRMLMMSVDKRLPLEKIAHFRRDIGLPVDFRSRWVHRYPENFRVVRPFKPYDEGEYLELVEWKSSWAITELEKKSGMVEGLSGGDHVPGLLSLSFPMKFPPNYKKVLSRYYPQIGNFQKREYLSPYADARDLKAGSQEFDKRAVAVMHELLSFTTEKRVVTDHLTHFRREFVMPQKLMRLLLKHFGIFYVSERGRRFSVFLNEAYEGSELIEKHPLVVWREKVDRLIDYRKKKKRIGTVEVLHDIDDKDLFESESENDSILFDHEQEETMGNLEDASPADSSEMEIEEIYAAYQD, encoded by the coding sequence ATGCCCCACCGAGGTGTTAGAAGCAAAGCTCTTTTAAGAcaatttttattgaatttaCGCCTGCCATTTGTGAATGAGGTTACGTTCAATAGTAATGATAATGCATTTCGCTACTTACAATGGCGATTGATGACTACCAGCAAAAGGGTTCAAGAGAGGAGCAAGAGAAAACGTGTCCATGATCTTGAGGTGGCTCTGGAAAAGCACAAAGTACTGTCCAAGAttctatttttctttgaaattttaaagCAAGAGCCTGAACAAATCGTGCCCATTAAAAGTTTAGATAGGTACAGAAGGCAAATTAACCTCCCTAAACCCCATAAACTATCAGCTTTTCTTCGGAAATCGCCTAAGCTTTTCGAGCTGTACAAGGATCAGAGAGGGGTCTTGTGGTGTGGGATGACGAAAATGGCTGAGGAATTAGTGGAGGAAGAGGGAAGAATTATTGAGGAGAATAGCGATAAGGCTGCTGAATATGTTACTAGGATGTTGATGATGTCAGTAGATAAACGACTTCCATTGGAGAAGATTGCACATTTTAGGAGGGATATAGGGTTGCCAGTGGATTTTAGGAGCCGTTGGGTGCATAGATATCCTGAAAATTTTAGAGTCGTGCGGCCGTTTAAACCGTATGATGAGGGGGAATATTTGGAACTTGTTGAGTGGAAGTCTAGTTGGGCAATAACAGAATTGGAGAAGAAGTCAGGGATGGTTGAGGGTTTGAGTGGTGGCGATCACGTTCCAGGGCTGCTTTCGCTGTCGTTTCCTATGAAGTTTCCTCCTAATTATAAAAAGGTCTTGTCACGATATTATCCACAAATTGGGAATTTTCAGAAGAGAGAATATTTGTCTCCGTATGCAGATGCTAGAGATCTGAAAGCTGGCTCACAAGAATTTGATAAGAGGGCTGTGGCAGTAATGCATGAGCTACTGAGTTTTACAACTGAAAAGAGGGTGGTAACTGATCATTTGACACACTTTAGAAGAGAATTTGTGATGCCTCAAAAGTTGATGCGATTGTTGCTGAAGCATTTTGGTATCTTTTATGTTTCGGAGAGGGGGAGGAGGTTTAGTGTCTTTCTCAATGAGGCCTATGAAGGTTCAGAATTGATAGAAAAGCATCCCTTGGTTGTTTGGAGGGAAAAAGTCGATAGACTTATAGATtacagaaagaaaaagaagagaattgGGACTGTTGAAGTTTTACATGATATAGATGATAAGGACCTGTTTGAGAGTGAGTCTGAGAATGACAGTATCTTGTTCGATCATGAACAGGAGGAGACCATGGGTAATCTAGAGGATGCTTCACCTGCGGACAGTTCAGAGATGGAGATTGAAGAGATTTATGCGGCATACCAGGACTGA
- the LOC113693581 gene encoding uncharacterized protein — translation MKKKPRTPKPKPFLATLSALPGPSLIKHLASCNASIRSQSLKLIQAWLSDSQTELPEDDMKRLWKGLFYCLWHSDKAPAQGLLINRLSSLLITLDPLLSLQYFGCFLVTLRREWTGIDHLRLDKFYLLIRRFVNGVFSLMRKYKWDLEYLGKYVEVLEEKGFLANDKLLGNGVNYHVVSVFLDELIGFKVPLARKEVVQCLFKPFFSVMGRSLDKVLVGKVKSCVFDTLLDGGRALLQRKKNGVDEKDGEIRDMLLGLIALKMGFSGRLYEVGASPDCLQGNRKVVLGLHEEFLKLEGEMQASQIDFAIPEFNEGDDNDGEEVPQLIPIDNGVREVVAASQDEDADPVVEKEGNIKKKKKKKGKEAGDKKAKKKKKDKDRVMDYTYRIEENGVVNANCSENCNAGNDYALENANAVSANGYESTTAFKNDESVLEFSDSVISNLQLQFEKIAAEQGSDDDLKSSDDLPLVAMKKKRKRAKTADSCCNPEVGTEGEDGLDASAKSAKKVRFAMKNNLIWKPHSPLPPQSLRIPPSLTPRGSALKKGVPPGPIREMPPATKKVKQKKKGRKILRTISPGMKRLKKVRVVSV, via the coding sequence ATGAAGAAAAAACCCAGAACCCCAAAGCCGAAACCCTTTTTAGCAACCCTCTCGGCCTTACCTGGGCCGTCCTTGATTAAGCACTTAGCCTCTTGCAACGCCTCAATCAGATCCCAATCCCTCAAGCTAATTCAAGCTTGGCTGTCGGACTCTCAAACCGAACTTCCCGAGGATGATATGAAAAGGCTGTGGAAGGGGCTTTTCTATTGCCTTTGGCATTCGGATAAAGCTCCTGCTCAAGGTTTACTCATCAACCGTTTGTCTTCCTTGCTAATTACGCTTGACCCTTTGCTTTCTTTGCAGTATTTTGGCTGTTTTTTGGTAACTCTTCGTCGTGAATGGACCGGCATTGATCATTTGAGATTGGATAAGTTTTACTTGCTCATTAGGAGGTTTGTGAATGGGGTTTTTTCTTTGATGAGGAAATACAAGTGGGATTTGGAGTATTTGGGGAAATATGTTGAGGTGTTGGAGGAAAAGGGGTTTTTGGCCAACGATAAATTGTTGGGTAATGGGGTGAATTATCACGTTGTTTCTGTTTTTCTTGATGAGTTGATAGGATTTAAGGTTCCGCTGGCGAGAAAGGAAGTGGTGCAGTGTTTGTTTAAGCCGTTCTTTAGTGTCATGGGGAGGTCTTTGGATAAGGTTTTGGTGGGAAAAGTGAAGAGTTGTGTGTTTGATACTTTGTTGGACGGAGGAAGGGCGTTGTTGCAGCGAAAGAAAAACGGGGTTGATGAGAAAGATGGTGAAATTAGGGATATGTTGTTGGGGTTAATCGCATTGAAGATGGGGTTTTCTGGGAGGCTTTATGAGGTGGGAGCATCTCCTGACTGTCTTCAGGGGAATAGGAAGGTGGTTCTTGGGTTGCATGAAGAATTTTTGAAGCTGGAGGGGGAAATGCAAGCATCACAGATTGATTTTGCCATTCCAGAGTTTAATGAGGGTGATGACAATGATGGAGAAGAGGTGCCTCAGTTAATCCCGATAGATAATGGTGTCAGGGAAGTAGTTGCTGCATCACAGGATGAAGATGCTGATCCTGTTGTTGAAAAAGAAGGGAAtattaagaagaagaagaagaagaaggggaaGGAAGCAGGCGATAAAAAAgctaagaagaagaaaaaggacaaGGATAGGGTTATGGACTATACCTATAGGATTGAAGAAAATGGTGTAGTTAATGCTAATTGTTCAGAAAACTGCAATGCAGGTAACGATTATGCCTTGGAAAATGCGAATGCAGTTTCTGCTAATGGTTATGAATCAACCACTGCTTTCAAGAATGATGAAAGTGTCTTGGAATTCAGCGACTCTGTGATTTCAAATCTTCAGCTCCAGTTTGAGAAGATTGCTGCTGAGCAAGGTTCTGATGATGACTTAAAGTCTTCTGATGACTTGCCTCTAGTCGCaatgaaaaagaagagaaagagagcTAAAACTGCAGATAGTTGTTGCAATCCAGAGGTGGGCACTGAAGGAGAGGATGGACTAGATGCCAGTGCAAAGAGTGCCAAGAAAGTGAGGTTTGCAATGAAGAATAACTTGATCTGGAAGCCACATAGTCCATTGCCGCCTCAAAGTTTAAGGATACCACCCTCTCTTACTCCAAGAGGTAGTGCACTCAAAAAGGGAGTACCTCCAGGTCCCATCAGAGAAATGCCTCCTgcaaccaagaaggtgaagcagaagaagaagGGACGAAAGATATTAAGGACAATTTCTCCTGGCATGAAACGACTCAAGAAGGTCCGAGTTGTTTCTGTTTAA
- the LOC113694103 gene encoding probable receptor-like serine/threonine-protein kinase At5g57670, whose translation MKYIRTASLKRLFSPKRHSLEDELPKHSDSTQEEGNNKSKTDSASPPPAEPLKRPSWKCFSYAEIFAATNGFSPENMVGKGGYAEVYRGELQGGEAIAVKMLTKASDDERKEKEFLTEIGTLGHVCHPNVTALLGCCIDNGLYLIFQFSSKGSVASVLHDENLPAMDWKTRHQIAVGTARGLHYLHKSCPRRIIHRDIKASNILLTTDFEPQISDFGLAKWLPSQWTHHSIVPIEGTFGHLAPEYFMHGVVDEKTDVFAFGVFLLELLSGKKPIDGSHQSLHGWAKPILSRGEIEKVVDPRLGGFYDVKQLDRLAFAASLCIRGSSIWRPTMSEILEVMLEEGINEENWKMPEEEEEQEEFWGFEDLECESDHSSFSTSPHDSISTGSS comes from the exons ATGAAGTATATTCGTACTGCCAGCTTGAAGAGGCTGTTTTCTCCCAAAAGACACAGTCTTGAGGATGAACTTCCAAAACACTCTGATTCTACCCAAGAAGAAGGTAACAATAAATCCAAAACAGACAGTGCTTCTCCTCCACCAGCAGAACCTCTTAAAAGACCTTCTTGGAAATGCTTTTCCTATGCAGAAATCTTTGCTGCCACCAATGGTTTTAGCCCAg AGAATATGGTAGGAAAAGGAGGATATGCAGAGGTTTACAGAGGAGAATTGCAAGGTGGGGAAGCAATTGCTGTGAAAATGCTGACCAAAGCGTCCGATGATGAGAGGAAAGAGAAGGAATTTTTGACAGAGATTGGAACATTGGGACATGTTTGCCATCCAAATGTAACTGCATTGCTTGGTTGTTGTATTGACAATGGACTTTACCTTATCTTCCAATTTTCATCTAAGGGCTCTGTGGCTTCTGTTCTTCATG ATGAGAACTTGCCTGCCATGGACTGGAAAACAAGGCATCAGATTGCTGTTGGAACTGCCAGAGGCCTACATTATCTGCACAAGAGCTGTCCCAGAAGAATAATCCACAGAGACATCAAGGCTTCAAACATCTTATTGACTACAGACTTTGAACCACAG ATTTCTGATTTCGGGCTTGCAAAATGGCTTCCATCACAATGGACTCACCATTCAATTGTTCCAATTGAAGGAACTTTTGG GCACTTAGCACCTGAATACTTCATGCACGGCGTTGTCGATGAGAAGACAGATGTGTTTGCATTTGGTGTCTTTTTGCTGGAGCTTCTATCTGGCAAAAAACCAATAGATGGTTCTCATCAAAGCTTACACGGCTGG GCCAAACCTATACTCAGCCGAGGGGAGATTGAAAAGGTGGTAGATCCAAGACTTGGAGGGTTTTATGATGTTAAACAACTTGACAGACTTGCCTTTGCGGCATCCCTCTGCATTCGAGGTTCTTCCATTTGGCGTCCCACAATGAGTGAG ATATTGGAGGTAATGTTGGAAGAGGGAATTaatgaagaaaattggaaaatgccagaagaagaagaggagcaAGAAGAATTTTGGGGGTTTGAGGATCTGGAATGTGAATCTGACCATAGTTCCTTCTCAACTTCTCCACACGACTCAATCTCAACCGGGAGTTCCTAG
- the LOC113693613 gene encoding uncharacterized protein, whose protein sequence is MSDRGRDHRGRDRDRDRERDRDFRDRDRDRERKREREDRDRDRERSKRERSRSSSRTPDRIRSRHTRSRTRSPAAERQRSRSYSPDRHHHRSRRHHRSPTPESPPRKRRRDDGEKERERDREREKDRQRGSSVEKKKDKKESGGAGGDGKGGIDGGIDNDDGEMMDVDEIEMMKKLGIPVGFDSTKGKPVAGNDVGSVRKVTKRQPRQYMNRRGGFNRPLPAEVNR, encoded by the coding sequence ATGAGCGACCGCGGTCGTGACCACCGTGGCCGGGACCGGGACCGAGACCGAGAGCGTGACCGCGATTTCCGCGACAGAGACCGTGACCGAGAACGGAAAAGAGAGCGGGAAGATCGCGACCGGGACCGTGAACGAAGCAAACGCGAGCGTTCTCGCTCCAGCTCGCGTACACCTGACCGCATTCGATCCCGCCACACTCGTTCTCGCACGCGCTCCCCAGCTGCTGAACGCCAACGCTCGCGTTCGTATTCTCCCGATCGCCACCATCACCGCAGCCGCCGTCACCATCGCTCGCCTACTCCTGAAAGTCCTCCCCGGAAACGACGACGGGATGACGGCGagaaggagagggagagggataGGGAGAGGGAGAAGGACCGACAGCGTGGCTCTTCAGTTGAGAAAAAGAAGGATAAGAAGGAGAGTGGTGGTGCTGGTGGTGACGGTAAAGGTGGAATTGATGGGGGGATAGATAATGATGATGGTGAGATGATGGATGTCGATGAAATTGAGATGATGAAGAAATTGGGGATTCCAGTAGGTTTTGATTCGACAAAAGGGAAGCCGGTGGCTGGGAACGACGTCGGGTCAGTCAGGAAGGTAACTAAACGTCAGCCACGGCAGTACATGAATCGCCGCGGTGGATTTAATCGGCCCTTGCCTGCAGAAGTCAACCGTTGA